In uncultured Methanobacterium sp., a genomic segment contains:
- a CDS encoding TIGR02253 family HAD-type hydrolase yields the protein MIKAVFFDIDDTLYDTSGFAKRARKAALQAMIDAGLPLSQQEAYLLLRKIIKEKGSNYDKHFNILTKRVMGEEKPLLIALGMITYHNVKFALLRLFPDTMSTLIYLKKSNYQLGVISNGLTIKQWEKLIRLGLYHFFDEVVTSQEAGSEKPDLEIFQLALDRMGCQAEESIMVGNKFSEDILGATKAGMSAILVNSKLTEAEKEIIEKEGLKVTVVPDINHVKNIL from the coding sequence ATGATCAAGGCTGTTTTTTTTGATATAGATGATACACTATATGATACATCTGGTTTTGCCAAAAGAGCCCGTAAAGCTGCTTTGCAAGCCATGATAGATGCAGGTTTACCACTGTCACAACAGGAAGCCTATCTTCTTTTGAGGAAGATCATCAAAGAGAAGGGATCTAACTACGATAAACACTTCAACATTTTAACCAAAAGAGTTATGGGAGAAGAAAAGCCTTTACTCATTGCTCTGGGTATGATCACTTATCATAACGTTAAATTCGCTCTTTTGAGACTGTTCCCGGACACCATGTCCACCTTAATATACCTTAAAAAAAGTAACTATCAGTTGGGAGTTATTTCCAATGGTTTAACCATTAAACAGTGGGAGAAACTCATTCGACTGGGTCTTTATCACTTCTTCGATGAAGTGGTAACATCCCAGGAGGCAGGATCTGAAAAACCAGACCTTGAAATATTCCAGCTTGCCCTGGATCGTATGGGATGCCAGGCAGAAGAATCAATTATGGTTGGAAATAAATTCAGTGAAGATATATTAGGGGCAACCAAGGCAGGTATGTCTGCAATATTGGTCAACTCTAAACTAACTGAAGCTGAAAAAGAAATTATTGAAAAAGAAGGTTTAAAAGTCACAGTGGTCCCGGACATCAACCATGTGAAAAATATCCTCTAA
- a CDS encoding DNA polymerase domain-containing protein: protein MHKSIKENVDQFLLSVNHDLPPGMELEFEGFYERGFFVTKKRYALIQDDKIVVKGLELVRRDWAPVAKKTQEKVMMAILKDASPDKAAKIIKEIVEEIKNGKTPLEDLVIHTQLTKNPDKYKQMAPHVLAAKKAIARGRKVGRGSIIRYIVVKGRGPISQRAEPLEDVDVANYDPNYYIENQVLPAVSRIIDSLGYSHEEIVHQEKQSSLDAFFN from the coding sequence TTGCACAAATCTATAAAAGAAAATGTGGACCAGTTTCTACTTTCAGTTAACCATGACTTACCTCCGGGAATGGAACTGGAATTCGAAGGATTCTACGAAAGGGGTTTTTTTGTCACCAAAAAAAGGTACGCCCTGATACAGGATGATAAGATTGTGGTTAAGGGTTTGGAGTTAGTTAGGCGGGATTGGGCTCCTGTTGCTAAAAAAACCCAGGAAAAAGTGATGATGGCCATTTTAAAAGACGCATCTCCTGATAAAGCTGCTAAAATCATTAAAGAAATAGTTGAAGAGATTAAAAATGGTAAAACACCCCTTGAAGATCTGGTAATTCACACTCAACTTACCAAAAACCCAGATAAATACAAACAAATGGCCCCCCATGTTCTTGCTGCTAAAAAAGCCATTGCAAGAGGCCGAAAAGTAGGACGTGGATCCATTATACGATACATAGTGGTTAAAGGAAGGGGCCCCATAAGCCAGCGCGCAGAACCATTAGAAGACGTGGATGTGGCTAACTATGATCCCAACTATTACATTGAAAATCAGGTCCTGCCAGCAGTTTCCAGGATAATTGACTCATTGGGTTATTCCCATGAAGAAATTGTTCACCAGGAAAAACAGAGTAGTTTAGATGCCTTTTTCAATTAA
- a CDS encoding 30S ribosomal protein S8e, with amino-acid sequence MAIWQGTSVRKATGARAKTNRNKRKMEFGREPAETKIGEKKIKTIRTKGGNEKIRLTNEEKINVVDPKTKKVQLADITSVVENHANTHFVRRNIITKGAVVETSAGKVKVTSRPGQDGIINGILVEE; translated from the coding sequence ATGGCAATTTGGCAAGGAACATCCGTGAGAAAAGCCACTGGCGCACGGGCTAAAACTAATCGTAACAAAAGAAAAATGGAATTTGGTAGGGAACCTGCAGAAACCAAAATCGGAGAAAAGAAAATTAAAACCATCAGAACTAAAGGTGGTAACGAGAAAATAAGACTCACCAACGAGGAGAAGATCAACGTGGTTGATCCTAAAACCAAGAAGGTGCAGTTAGCTGATATTACCAGTGTGGTGGAAAACCATGCCAACACTCACTTCGTAAGAAGGAATATTATTACCAAAGGTGCTGTTGTTGAAACCAGCGCAGGTAAGGTTAAAGTAACCTCCCGCCCAGGACAAGATGGTATTATCAACGGTATCCTCGTTGAAGAATAG
- the ercA gene encoding alcohol dehydrogenase-like regulatory protein ErcA, giving the protein MGSVLELRKFVAPEFIFGSGARLLVGRYAKNFGARKVLIVTDPHILASGLADPVFDVLEDELIDYVIYSDIKSNPTALQVMEGANFYLNENCNFIVAVGGGSAMDCAKAIGIVSSNKKEIYEFEGVDKVPIPSPPLICIPTTAGSAADVSQFAIITDSKRKLKMAIVSKAVVPDVALIDPETTLTMDKSLTIVTGFDVLSHAVEAFVSNASSPITDLHALEAIRLVASSLIPVSNDLSNIELRAKMMLSSLNAGLAFSNSSLGLVHAMAHSLGGFLDLPHGECNALLLDQVVKFNFEAESEKYKEIARALGLEIDRMSDKEIKTTLINGIRDLKLEAEVNYSLKDVGVTTSDIPELAGKAMNDACIITNPRRPTQKDVEEIFKNAL; this is encoded by the coding sequence ATGGGCAGTGTATTGGAATTACGGAAATTTGTGGCTCCTGAATTTATCTTTGGTTCTGGTGCACGATTACTGGTGGGAAGATATGCTAAGAATTTCGGAGCCCGAAAAGTGTTGATTGTCACTGATCCGCATATACTAGCTTCAGGATTGGCTGATCCTGTTTTTGATGTACTGGAAGATGAACTAATTGATTACGTGATATATTCTGATATTAAATCAAACCCTACCGCACTCCAGGTTATGGAAGGAGCTAATTTTTACTTAAATGAAAATTGTAACTTCATTGTGGCAGTGGGTGGTGGCAGTGCAATGGACTGTGCCAAGGCCATAGGAATTGTTAGTTCGAATAAAAAGGAGATATATGAATTTGAAGGTGTGGATAAAGTTCCAATTCCATCACCACCACTGATCTGCATCCCCACAACCGCAGGAAGTGCAGCGGATGTTTCACAATTTGCAATTATAACTGATTCAAAACGAAAATTGAAAATGGCCATAGTCAGTAAAGCAGTGGTACCGGATGTGGCATTAATTGATCCGGAAACAACACTCACCATGGATAAATCTTTAACCATTGTCACTGGTTTTGATGTTCTAAGTCATGCAGTGGAGGCATTTGTCTCCAATGCCAGTTCCCCCATTACTGATCTGCATGCACTGGAAGCAATAAGACTGGTTGCTTCTTCCCTGATTCCAGTCAGCAATGATCTGAGTAATATTGAACTGAGAGCTAAGATGATGTTAAGCTCTTTAAATGCGGGATTAGCTTTTTCCAATTCCAGTTTGGGATTGGTGCATGCAATGGCTCATAGTCTAGGGGGTTTCCTGGATTTACCTCATGGAGAATGCAATGCATTACTCCTGGATCAGGTTGTTAAATTTAACTTTGAAGCAGAGAGTGAAAAATACAAAGAAATTGCCAGAGCATTGGGTCTGGAAATTGACAGAATGAGTGATAAAGAAATTAAAACAACTTTAATAAATGGAATAAGGGATTTAAAGCTTGAAGCTGAGGTAAATTACTCCCTTAAAGATGTTGGGGTTACTACCAGTGATATTCCTGAACTTGCGGGTAAAGCAATGAACGATGCGTGTATTATAACTAATCCCCGAAGACCAACCCAGAAAGATGTAGAGGAGATATTTAAAAATGCACTCTGA
- a CDS encoding histidine kinase dimerization/phosphoacceptor domain -containing protein — translation MHSDLDDNWDSVREKIIGLGEQSIRKSYYPQLQQRLSELERFRALLDETNEAIFLSEVPSGHFADVNKSASQQLGYSLEKMLEMKVEDIIDPDKLDEMRTIIFSLFDGKHLKNRKTIETVLKRSDNSQINVEMSISLVKFTDVFYTVMVARDITERKEFENALKSSLNEKEVLIREIHHRVKNNMQIISSLLNLQKQYVNDEEAVNVLKESQNRVKSMAMIHEKLYKSRNFSEINFADYIRSLVSDLFYSYGVDSNRVKTIILLEEVMMGLETAIPCGLIVSELVTNTLKYAFPHQEKGEFKIELHSCSDGFYDLIISDNGVGMPENINFDETDTLGLQLVNSLVNQLEGTIELSRDRGTKFNIKFKELEYKERM, via the coding sequence ATGCACTCTGATCTAGATGATAATTGGGATTCTGTCCGTGAGAAGATAATAGGATTAGGGGAGCAATCCATCCGGAAAAGTTACTATCCTCAACTGCAACAGAGACTTTCTGAACTGGAAAGATTCAGGGCATTGTTGGATGAAACCAATGAAGCAATTTTCCTTTCAGAAGTTCCATCTGGCCATTTTGCAGATGTGAATAAGTCTGCCAGCCAGCAACTGGGATATTCTCTTGAAAAAATGCTTGAAATGAAAGTGGAAGATATAATTGATCCGGATAAACTGGATGAAATGAGAACAATTATTTTCAGTTTGTTCGATGGGAAACATCTCAAAAACCGTAAAACCATTGAAACAGTTTTAAAAAGAAGCGATAACTCTCAGATCAATGTAGAAATGAGCATAAGTCTGGTGAAGTTCACTGATGTTTTCTACACTGTAATGGTGGCCCGGGACATTACCGAACGAAAAGAGTTTGAAAACGCACTGAAATCTTCCCTTAATGAAAAAGAAGTCCTGATAAGGGAGATACATCACCGGGTTAAAAATAACATGCAGATCATTTCCAGTTTACTCAACCTCCAAAAACAGTACGTTAACGATGAAGAGGCAGTAAATGTCCTGAAGGAAAGCCAGAACAGGGTTAAATCCATGGCAATGATCCATGAAAAACTCTATAAATCACGTAATTTCTCGGAAATTAACTTCGCAGACTACATACGTAGCCTGGTTTCTGATCTTTTCTATTCCTACGGTGTGGATTCAAACCGGGTTAAAACCATCATTTTACTGGAGGAAGTGATGATGGGTTTGGAAACAGCCATCCCATGTGGTCTTATTGTAAGTGAACTGGTGACTAACACCCTGAAATATGCTTTTCCCCATCAGGAGAAGGGTGAGTTTAAAATAGAACTCCATTCATGCAGTGATGGGTTTTATGATTTGATAATCAGTGATAATGGTGTGGGAATGCCTGAAAACATCAACTTTGATGAGACTGATACACTGGGATTGCAACTGGTAAACAGTCTGGTGAATCAACTGGAAGGCACCATTGAATTGTCCAGGGATAGGGGGACCAAGTTCAACATCAAATTTAAAGAATTGGAATATAAAGAGAGGATGTAA
- the hypE gene encoding hydrogenase expression/formation protein HypE, with product MKIGMSHGAGGEIMQGLISDIILGNIKNKTVNGGVGLADLDDGATIPLGENEIVISTDSHTIDPLFFPGGDIGRISMAGTVNDVSVMGARPLAIANAMVISEGFDVDELERIIKSMDEVCQETGVAIVTGDTKVMENDKLDKMIISTTGIGIAPKGAITRDSGLEVGDKIILTGSVGDHGISLMSYREGFGFETDLKSDVAPVWGMVEAALAIGGVHAMKDPTRGGIANALNELASKSGVGMFLDDEKIPVKREVHAASEMLGIDPYEVANEGKIVMGVAPEKADEILEAILKNKYGGEAQIIGEVTTDKHVILETSLGGKRILEAPIADPVPRVC from the coding sequence ATGAAAATCGGAATGTCACACGGGGCTGGCGGAGAGATAATGCAGGGCCTCATCTCGGATATAATACTGGGTAACATTAAGAACAAGACAGTAAATGGTGGAGTGGGCCTGGCAGACCTGGATGATGGTGCAACCATCCCTCTGGGTGAAAATGAAATTGTAATCAGCACAGACAGCCATACCATTGACCCATTATTCTTCCCTGGGGGAGATATTGGTAGAATTTCAATGGCCGGCACAGTAAACGATGTCTCAGTAATGGGTGCCCGCCCCCTGGCCATAGCCAATGCCATGGTTATCAGTGAAGGTTTTGATGTGGATGAACTGGAACGCATAATCAAATCCATGGATGAAGTATGTCAGGAAACCGGTGTGGCCATTGTAACCGGGGATACCAAGGTAATGGAGAATGATAAGTTAGATAAAATGATTATTTCCACCACCGGAATTGGTATTGCTCCTAAAGGTGCTATAACCCGTGATTCTGGACTTGAAGTAGGAGATAAAATCATCCTCACTGGAAGTGTGGGAGATCATGGAATCTCCTTAATGAGCTACCGTGAAGGTTTTGGCTTTGAAACGGACCTGAAATCCGATGTGGCCCCAGTATGGGGTATGGTAGAAGCAGCACTGGCTATTGGTGGAGTGCATGCCATGAAAGACCCAACCCGTGGTGGAATAGCCAACGCCCTTAATGAACTGGCCTCCAAGTCTGGTGTGGGAATGTTCCTGGATGATGAGAAGATACCAGTTAAAAGGGAAGTTCACGCAGCATCAGAGATGCTGGGAATTGACCCGTATGAAGTTGCCAACGAAGGTAAAATTGTCATGGGAGTAGCCCCTGAAAAAGCCGATGAGATACTGGAAGCTATTCTTAAAAATAAGTACGGTGGAGAAGCTCAGATAATTGGTGAGGTAACCACTGATAAACACGTGATCCTGGAAACATCATTGGGTGGTAAAAGGATACTGGAAGCACCCATAGCAGATCCAGTTCCCAGAGTATGCTAA
- a CDS encoding RDD family protein yields the protein MMQEFWGRRLVALIVDAIFITLLMWVLTAIVYPVLAWNNLYSVLNYWLVLLGVLIVLYFTVMEGKWSSTLGKGLLKLKVQAADGNMNYKKAFLRNISKFLWIPLVIDLLIGVVVSKEGTRQRYLDLLAKTTVIKVE from the coding sequence ATGATGCAGGAATTTTGGGGTAGGAGGCTGGTGGCGTTAATTGTTGATGCAATTTTCATCACTCTTTTAATGTGGGTTTTAACTGCCATAGTCTATCCAGTACTGGCATGGAATAATTTATATTCAGTTTTAAATTATTGGCTTGTACTTTTGGGTGTGCTGATAGTTCTATACTTCACAGTAATGGAGGGCAAATGGTCCTCAACCCTGGGTAAGGGCCTACTGAAACTTAAAGTCCAGGCTGCTGATGGAAATATGAACTACAAAAAGGCATTCCTGCGAAACATCTCAAAATTCCTGTGGATCCCACTGGTAATTGATCTTTTAATTGGAGTGGTTGTGAGTAAAGAAGGAACACGGCAAAGATATCTGGACCTACTTGCCAAAACCACTGTAATTAAAGTGGAATAA
- a CDS encoding DUF5654 family protein, with translation MKKQANEVKGQVLQTIATLITTAFGLIAALAWNEAIKAIILQFLPKGSDLWGLLIYAVVITIIAVVATIIIGRAISQPEEVQLVKIVDE, from the coding sequence ATGAAAAAACAGGCAAACGAAGTTAAGGGACAGGTACTTCAAACCATTGCAACATTAATCACCACTGCGTTTGGATTGATTGCTGCACTGGCATGGAATGAAGCAATAAAAGCAATTATATTGCAGTTTCTTCCAAAAGGAAGCGATTTGTGGGGGTTATTAATATATGCAGTTGTGATCACCATCATAGCTGTTGTGGCAACCATAATAATTGGTAGAGCCATATCCCAACCAGAAGAGGTTCAACTGGTTAAAATCGTTGATGAATAA
- a CDS encoding cobalt-precorrin-8 methylmutase has protein sequence MKPTFMGASTKQGYEIAAKSREIVRSLIGEKTRNLTPEERSIVERIVHSTADPEYADITEMSGDFVEKGLEAISKGKDILTDISMVKAGINKYSGNINCYINDERAIKLAKEQEITRAAAAMEVAACDGFEGVVVIGNAPTALWKVMELVETGSMNVKAVVGVPVGFVGAAESKKALHETSIPNLVTVGPKGGTPVAVAALNSLINIIK, from the coding sequence ATGAAACCAACATTTATGGGTGCATCTACAAAACAGGGTTATGAGATTGCTGCTAAAAGTAGGGAGATTGTAAGGTCTCTTATTGGCGAAAAAACCAGGAATTTGACACCGGAGGAGAGATCCATAGTGGAACGGATCGTGCACTCCACCGCAGATCCGGAGTATGCGGATATAACTGAGATGAGTGGTGATTTTGTTGAAAAAGGTCTTGAAGCAATCTCCAAGGGAAAGGACATCCTGACCGATATCAGCATGGTAAAAGCAGGAATAAACAAGTATTCGGGGAACATTAACTGCTATATTAATGATGAAAGAGCTATAAAACTTGCAAAGGAACAGGAAATCACCCGTGCAGCTGCTGCCATGGAAGTAGCAGCTTGTGATGGTTTTGAGGGGGTGGTGGTTATTGGAAACGCACCCACCGCGCTGTGGAAAGTAATGGAACTGGTTGAAACCGGATCAATGAATGTCAAAGCAGTGGTGGGGGTACCGGTTGGATTTGTGGGTGCAGCAGAGTCTAAAAAAGCACTTCATGAAACTTCAATCCCTAATCTGGTTACAGTAGGCCCTAAAGGGGGTACTCCAGTTGCAGTGGCTGCTTTGAATTCTTTAATCAATATTATAAAATAA
- the hemL gene encoding glutamate-1-semialdehyde 2,1-aminomutase — MKSEDLFKDAKNYLPGGVDSPVRAIKPYPFFALKAEGPRLFDVDGNSYLDYCLAYGPLVLGHAYPPVMETVSKQLLKGSAYGVPTENEIKLAKEVVKRVPCADMVRFVNSGTEATMSAIRLARAVTGKNKILKFEGAYHGAHDYVLVKSGSGAAGLPDSPGVPEETTKNTLLVPFNDAEAITHLVKKEKDDLAAIIMEPVMGNVGCIPPKREFLEFLREITAENGIMLIFDEVITGFRIAKGGAQEYFGVTPDLVTMGKILGGGFPMGAFAGKKEFMERIAPQGDVYQAGTFNGNPVSITAGLETMKHLDEKFYQESETSGLKMRRGLENILEDALLDYPVAGLSSMFQIYFTQSEVWDYAQAKTADTEKFNTYFQTLLTNGVFIPPSQFECCFISQAHSSEDIQITLEAMEKGIKAAEK; from the coding sequence ATGAAATCTGAAGACTTATTCAAGGATGCTAAAAATTATCTTCCCGGCGGGGTTGACTCCCCAGTACGGGCCATTAAACCATACCCCTTTTTTGCCCTTAAGGCAGAGGGCCCACGATTATTTGATGTGGATGGTAACAGTTACCTGGACTACTGTCTGGCCTATGGGCCACTGGTTCTGGGCCATGCCTACCCCCCAGTGATGGAAACAGTTTCCAAACAATTATTAAAGGGCTCTGCCTATGGTGTTCCCACTGAGAACGAGATCAAACTGGCTAAGGAAGTTGTAAAACGGGTGCCCTGTGCAGATATGGTCCGTTTTGTAAACTCCGGTACTGAAGCCACCATGAGTGCCATTCGCCTGGCCAGAGCAGTTACAGGTAAAAATAAGATATTGAAATTTGAAGGAGCTTACCACGGTGCCCACGACTACGTCCTGGTAAAATCAGGATCCGGAGCTGCTGGTTTACCTGACTCCCCGGGAGTACCAGAAGAAACAACCAAAAACACATTACTGGTACCATTCAATGATGCAGAAGCCATTACCCATCTGGTGAAGAAGGAGAAGGATGATCTGGCAGCTATTATCATGGAACCAGTTATGGGTAACGTGGGTTGCATACCTCCTAAGAGAGAATTTCTGGAATTTTTACGGGAAATAACTGCTGAAAACGGTATCATGCTCATATTTGATGAGGTCATCACCGGTTTTAGGATAGCCAAAGGAGGGGCCCAGGAATACTTCGGTGTGACCCCTGATCTGGTGACCATGGGGAAAATCTTAGGAGGAGGATTCCCAATGGGTGCATTTGCAGGTAAAAAGGAATTCATGGAACGCATAGCACCTCAAGGAGATGTATATCAGGCAGGAACATTTAACGGAAACCCTGTATCTATCACTGCTGGTCTGGAAACCATGAAACACCTGGATGAAAAATTCTACCAGGAATCCGAAACCAGTGGACTGAAGATGCGCCGGGGACTGGAAAACATCCTGGAAGATGCATTGTTAGACTATCCGGTGGCAGGTCTATCATCAATGTTCCAGATCTACTTCACTCAAAGTGAGGTATGGGACTATGCACAGGCTAAAACTGCTGATACCGAGAAATTCAACACCTACTTCCAGACCTTACTTACCAACGGAGTTTTCATCCCCCCATCCCAGTTTGAGTGCTGTTTCATATCACAGGCCCATTCATCTGAGGACATTCAGATAACCCTGGAAGCAATGGAAAAAGGAATCAAAGCTGCCGAAAAGTAA
- a CDS encoding FUSC family protein gives MERKGLISRFKRLSAPTGKPLWGHAFRAVGLAILSVIIAYFIGLRQGIEIIFMVVLFASVLMDQAIPFRKSVTFSVIGFILMSLAFVSASVAHMFGLPFFIVLTIIWSFFPFTLYIFGKAEGLFGYLIFISYYTATVLIKSSTNVFDLITYVLFAYLIASILLVWKFIQRDNYKRKMVASGFDPNTSIKKIGSVRRILAGVPINESYHHLFDYGLYLTGLRNYGRTVQSRLTGKVAVLFENFLNESNSVSSAIADHIVNKKGEVNLKNVKSNLNELNLYMDEKGVESVKFLADNFIKFFEDSNRILSSPINKNEEETVKMTPLNKMSFKQVITSRFNLDSLYIRHALRFTIAMVITLSFVFIDHSRDPAWIAMGVLIVLKPDVTSTWDNMITRVSFNLFAVILAIILAFIFPHYMLLIFALVALFFFRAFLPNYIGLSILAVSVFTVFVWPQGEVINNAAARIIDILIGSIVSIILVYGVLPKRLMINLPDQVSNVLKVNQDYSELVLSGNYDIKTATSKLETALLEYNNLESSLKKVQDTFKDVSKDLEIYEEISGACYNLTEDISAIVGYEHDSKLDFSPLIDLSSKILDVLVVAIEKDEIPEELPDMHIYSKLSDTLQEQKEIKQYFEWIVSDIYLIHYCIKKAVETGALTRYKNIN, from the coding sequence TTGGAAAGAAAAGGATTGATTAGCAGATTTAAAAGACTTTCAGCTCCCACTGGAAAACCTTTATGGGGCCATGCATTTAGAGCAGTAGGCTTAGCTATTTTAAGTGTTATTATAGCTTATTTTATTGGATTAAGGCAGGGCATAGAAATTATTTTTATGGTAGTTTTATTTGCATCTGTTCTAATGGATCAAGCAATTCCATTCCGGAAGTCTGTTACTTTTTCAGTTATTGGATTTATTTTAATGTCTTTGGCATTTGTAAGTGCTTCAGTAGCACATATGTTTGGATTACCATTTTTCATAGTTTTGACTATAATATGGTCTTTTTTCCCATTTACACTCTATATATTTGGAAAGGCTGAGGGATTATTTGGGTATCTGATTTTTATTTCATATTATACAGCAACGGTCCTTATAAAAAGTAGTACAAATGTTTTTGATTTGATTACTTATGTTTTATTTGCTTATCTTATAGCTTCCATACTTCTGGTATGGAAATTTATTCAAAGAGATAATTATAAAAGGAAAATGGTTGCATCAGGGTTTGATCCTAACACATCTATAAAAAAAATAGGTTCAGTAAGACGCATTCTAGCAGGAGTTCCTATTAATGAATCATATCATCACCTATTTGATTATGGATTGTATTTGACCGGACTCAGAAATTATGGGAGAACAGTTCAGTCCAGACTTACAGGTAAAGTAGCAGTTTTATTTGAGAATTTTCTTAATGAATCTAATTCTGTTAGTAGCGCTATAGCAGATCATATAGTAAATAAAAAAGGAGAAGTTAATCTTAAAAATGTTAAATCAAATTTAAATGAATTAAATTTGTATATGGATGAAAAAGGTGTTGAATCTGTAAAATTTTTAGCAGATAATTTTATAAAGTTTTTTGAAGATTCAAACCGGATACTTTCCAGTCCTATAAATAAAAATGAAGAGGAAACTGTTAAAATGACCCCTCTAAATAAGATGTCATTTAAACAGGTAATAACCTCTAGATTTAATCTGGATTCATTATACATACGTCATGCATTAAGATTTACAATTGCAATGGTGATAACCCTATCTTTTGTGTTCATCGACCATTCAAGAGATCCAGCTTGGATTGCTATGGGTGTTCTTATAGTACTCAAACCTGATGTTACCAGCACGTGGGACAACATGATTACGCGGGTTTCATTCAATCTCTTCGCAGTCATATTAGCTATAATTTTAGCATTTATTTTCCCACATTATATGCTACTGATATTTGCATTAGTTGCACTTTTTTTCTTCAGAGCATTTTTACCCAATTATATTGGTCTTTCGATCCTGGCAGTAAGTGTTTTTACAGTTTTTGTTTGGCCACAGGGTGAAGTGATTAATAATGCTGCTGCTAGGATAATAGACATCCTTATTGGTTCAATTGTGTCAATTATACTCGTTTACGGTGTACTGCCCAAAAGATTGATGATAAATTTACCTGACCAGGTTTCTAATGTTTTGAAAGTAAATCAAGATTATTCCGAGCTTGTATTATCTGGAAATTATGATATTAAAACTGCAACTTCAAAACTTGAAACAGCATTATTAGAATACAATAACCTTGAATCATCATTAAAAAAGGTTCAAGATACATTTAAAGATGTTTCCAAGGATCTTGAAATTTATGAAGAAATATCCGGTGCATGTTACAATCTTACAGAGGATATTTCAGCAATTGTGGGTTATGAACATGATTCTAAACTGGATTTCTCTCCACTTATAGATTTAAGTTCTAAAATTCTGGACGTATTAGTAGTTGCAATTGAGAAAGACGAGATACCAGAAGAACTACCAGATATGCATATTTACAGTAAACTTTCTGATACTCTTCAAGAACAAAAAGAAATTAAACAATATTTTGAATGGATAGTCTCAGATATTTATCTCATACATTACTGTATCAAAAAAGCAGTAGAAACAGGAGCACTAACTAGATACAAAAATATAAATTAA
- a CDS encoding winged helix-turn-helix domain-containing protein, which yields MKKVFLWWLIAGSKGGENRARMILELKQRPYNANKLAEKLSLDYKTIRHHMDVLQENQIVRSTGEKYGALYFLSDEMEEDYGTFLDIWEEFMKNDE from the coding sequence ATGAAGAAAGTATTTTTGTGGTGGTTAATTGCCGGTAGCAAAGGTGGAGAAAACCGTGCCAGGATGATACTTGAACTAAAACAAAGACCATACAATGCTAATAAGCTTGCTGAGAAGCTTTCACTGGATTATAAAACAATCAGGCATCACATGGATGTTTTACAGGAGAATCAAATAGTTAGATCTACTGGAGAAAAATACGGTGCTTTATATTTCCTCTCAGATGAAATGGAAGAAGATTATGGTACTTTTCTGGATATTTGGGAAGAATTTATGAAAAATGATGAATAA
- a CDS encoding flavodoxin family protein, with the protein MRSLMVLYSYHHHNTEKVAEMIAPVLGAEIKWPEDVNPEEIKEYDLIGFGSGIYGGIHHKTLLELADKLPETTDKKAFIFSTSAGVEKSKTIKSHSALREKLQSKGYIIVNEFQCRGFLGKIGLGISRGHPDAQDLKHAEEFAQNLVKAKD; encoded by the coding sequence ATGAGATCTCTAATGGTATTGTATTCCTATCACCACCATAACACTGAAAAGGTTGCTGAAATGATTGCACCTGTTTTAGGTGCAGAAATAAAGTGGCCGGAGGATGTCAATCCTGAAGAGATTAAAGAATATGATCTTATAGGTTTTGGATCTGGGATTTACGGTGGAATACATCATAAAACACTACTCGAACTAGCAGATAAATTACCTGAAACCACAGATAAGAAAGCATTTATTTTCTCAACCAGTGCAGGAGTTGAAAAATCTAAAACCATCAAATCTCACTCCGCTCTTAGGGAAAAACTACAATCGAAGGGGTACATAATTGTTAATGAATTTCAGTGTAGAGGATTTTTAGGGAAAATAGGATTGGGAATAAGTAGGGGTCACCCTGATGCTCAGGATCTCAAACATGCCGAAGAATTTGCTCAAAACCTTGTTAAAGCAAAAGATTAA